In Elusimicrobiota bacterium, the DNA window TATCAGCTTGATCAGCGTTTTGTCCGCGCCCGGGAACGCCTGCGCTATCTTGGCAAGTGCCGGGGAAATGGCGGCCGAGGCCATGATGGTAAGAAGGGAAACGGACAAAATGCTGAGGGTCAATCGGCGGTTCATATTTGTTTTTTTACGCTGCGGACGGGGCGGAAAGGGTAGCGGCCGGCCTTCCTGTCCGCGTAATAGCCGTCATACCCGAACTGAAAATTAACGCCCCAGCCGAACGTCCCCCCGTAGACGGAAGAAGACTGGTAGAACCCGAGCGGGCTCGTCTTAACGCCGGGGAAAAGATCCTTGTGGAACCACGCGCCGTCCTTATAGGCGGGGTTGATAAGGGTGGCTATCTCCTTCATGTTCGGCAGCCGCCAGTCGGCGTGCCCCGCGAGTGAAAGCGTTTCGCAGTATTTCAGGGCCTCTTCCACCGTCAGTTCAGGGGACTCGTCCTTTTTCCACATAAACCCGGTGTTGAAGTCCGTCACAGTGCCGTCCCCGTTATCCTTCAAAGCGAACCGCGAGGTATCTCCGAAAGCCCTGCAATATCCCCCGCGGACGGCCCGCGCGCGGTAGCTGTTGACCTTGGGATAGCTGATGGCGCAGCCATACCCGAAATAGATCCCCCAGTTCAACTTGGGATCGAACCCGTTGGTATCTTTGGCCCAATAGAATTCCGCCGCGCAGTCCGGGAAGAACCCGCCGTTCACCGCGGGAGAGGCGCCGCCATAATCCACTATACTACGCAGCTCTTCGCGGTTGGGCAGGCGCCAGTCGTAAAAACCGCCGTAACCCTTACGGTTCATTTCGGCGATAAATTTTTCATCGGCATCCACCCGGCTGTAGCGGTCGTCCTTGTAATTAAAATCTCCCGGGACCGTCGATTTCGCTTCCCACACAAGCCCCGTGTTCTCGTCGCGCACCATCCGCAGCCCGTCCTCCCACCGCGCTTCTCCGGGCAGCGGCCTTTCACCTTCGCCAAGCTTGCAAAACGACATGGGCGCGGTAACGAAGCTGCCGTCCTGGCCGTAGAACCGGGACCCCTTTGAGCCGGCGGGGATGGAATTCCCGTCATCGTCGAAGAATGAGCGCTGGCCCGTTTCCGGGAACCTGAATTCCGGGCTTTTCAAGCGGGCCGGGGCCGCGCTGCGCACCGCGCGGAACAGCAGCGGGGCGTTCTTGCCGGCGTAATAACCGTCGTAGCCGAAACAGAAATTAGTCACCCAGACGTAATAATTTTCATGCGGCGTTGAAGAAAAATAATGCAGCAGGGGCGGCTTGAGCCCGGCCGCGGGAAAAACATTCTTATAATACCACCAGCCGTCCGCGTAGTCGAGGTTCAGGATGGTGTTGAGCTCCTTGATATTGGGAAGCCGCCAGTCGGTGTGCCCGGCCAGGGTCATGGTCTGGCATTTCTTCATGGCGGCGTACCAGCCCATGCGCTCGTTCTCGCCTTTCTGCCACATGAGCCCCGTGAGAGGGTCGGTTACAGTTCCGTCGCCGTTGTCCTTGAACCGTGAGGCATCCGCCGGGCCGAAAGCCCCTGAGGCGCCGCCCCTTACCGCCCGCACGTGGCGGGCCATCTTTTTGCCGTGGACGATGGCGCTTCCGAGGCCGAAAACGATCCCCCAGGCAAGCGTGGGATGCATTTTGTATTCCGCATTCGTCCAATAAAAGTCCGACCTGCAATAGGGGAAATATACGGGGTCGACGGCGGGCCCGGAACGGCCGTAATCCACTATGGACCTTAACTCATCCTTGAAAGGAACCCGCCAATCGTCAAAGCCGCCGTATTTCTGGCGGTTAAGTTTTGCCGCGTATACGTCCCGGGCTTCCTGCCAGGTGTAACGGTCGTCGGCGTAGTTCACGTCTCCCGCCCGGGGGGATTTGACTTCCCACACAAGCCCGGTATTATTATCCTTAACCATCCGCAGACCGTCTTCCCACGAAGCGCCCGCGGCGATTTCCTCTCCCTGCGCCCCGAGTTTTGAGAATGACAGGGGGTTCGCCTGAAAGCAGCCGTTCTGGCCGTAGAACGGCTCTCCGGGCCGGGGGATCTCTATCTCCCGGGACGCATCGTCGAAACACCGGAGCACTCCCGTGTCCGGCAGCCTGAAATCTGAAGCGCCTTTCGTCATAACATCCTCCGCAAATTAATCCGAATTCCTCAGTCGAAGAATTCCCCCTCGCAGTGCTCGGGGACCGCTTCGCGGTGGATACAATGCGTGCGCAGGTGCCGCATCAAGCACTGTGTGCATCAAGCGGCCGCCCTCGTGAATTTCCTCGCATAGCGCTGGAAATTCACGACCCGCTTCTGCGGGGAATCCTGCATTTTTTTATCCGCCGATTTTCCAATAAAAACCGGCTTTAACTGCAGGATTCGGGTTAAACTTTGGCGAGACTGAACGGCGGAAACACGTCCGGATCGACGGCCACGTCGATCAGCGCAGGCCGGTTCGACGCCAGAGCCTTTTGAAAAACGCCGTCGAATTCTTCCAGTTTTTCCACCCGGTACCCGTCCGCCCCGCAGGCCTGCGCGTATTTCACATAGTCCGGATTTTTGAACTGCATGAACGCCTCTTCGCCAAAAAGGTTCAGCAGGAACTTCCTGATCACGTTGAACTCCCCGTTTTTAAAAATGATCCAGATGACGGGGATGTCGTTCTGCACCGCCGTCAGCAGCTCGAACCCGGCCATTAGATAGGCCCCGTCGCCGCAGCCGCAGACTACGGTCTTGTCGGGATTGGCGCACTTCACTCCGATAGCGCCGTTCACGTGGCTGGCCATGGGCCCGAAACTGCCGGGGTTCTGGTAACGCTGGTTTTTAGTCAGATGCAGATAGCAGTTCAGCCAAAGCATGTGGGACCCGGCGTCGCCCATAACAATGGCGTTTTCGGGCAGATTTTTCGAGAGGGCCTGCACGAGCCGGCCGGGATGAATTGCCTTCCCGTCTGAGGGAAGCGCCTTGTCCCAATATTTATCCTTTTCGACCGCTGCGGGCTCCACCGATTTCACTTTCAATGATAAGGCGTCCTGCAAGGCGACGATGGCCGGCCTGACGTCGCTGACCAGGGCATGGTCCGCCGGGTAGACTTTGCCGATTTCATGGGGATCTATATTGATATGCATGAGCGTCTTGCCGTTCATGAGGTCTTTTTTAAAAGA includes these proteins:
- a CDS encoding DUF1566 domain-containing protein, which codes for MTKGASDFRLPDTGVLRCFDDASREIEIPRPGEPFYGQNGCFQANPLSFSKLGAQGEEIAAGASWEDGLRMVKDNNTGLVWEVKSPRAGDVNYADDRYTWQEARDVYAAKLNRQKYGGFDDWRVPFKDELRSIVDYGRSGPAVDPVYFPYCRSDFYWTNAEYKMHPTLAWGIVFGLGSAIVHGKKMARHVRAVRGGASGAFGPADASRFKDNGDGTVTDPLTGLMWQKGENERMGWYAAMKKCQTMTLAGHTDWRLPNIKELNTILNLDYADGWWYYKNVFPAAGLKPPLLHYFSSTPHENYYVWVTNFCFGYDGYYAGKNAPLLFRAVRSAAPARLKSPEFRFPETGQRSFFDDDGNSIPAGSKGSRFYGQDGSFVTAPMSFCKLGEGERPLPGEARWEDGLRMVRDENTGLVWEAKSTVPGDFNYKDDRYSRVDADEKFIAEMNRKGYGGFYDWRLPNREELRSIVDYGGASPAVNGGFFPDCAAEFYWAKDTNGFDPKLNWGIYFGYGCAISYPKVNSYRARAVRGGYCRAFGDTSRFALKDNGDGTVTDFNTGFMWKKDESPELTVEEALKYCETLSLAGHADWRLPNMKEIATLINPAYKDGAWFHKDLFPGVKTSPLGFYQSSSVYGGTFGWGVNFQFGYDGYYADRKAGRYPFRPVRSVKKQI